GGCATCAATGATATATTTTAATTGTCACCTCTTTAATGACATGATGATGATTTTGTGGCTCAGATTAATTGGAAATGAGTGCTTGGGGGATTATGTTCATTTGTATAACAAAGATGGGCTTTGGAGTTAATTACAGTTCATCTGATCACTCTTCATAACTTTTTGGCATATATGCTTATTACCATCATAAAAACCGAAACAGCAAACTGTGACAATTAATTTGTGTGTCATTCTCAAAACGTTTGGCCAAGGGTGTGGAGtcttattgctttttttttttttttctttcttcattcaACAGATAAATCAGATGTTGAGAAAGTGGACTCAAGGCCGTTGACTGGATCGTCCCATCTGTCCAGCAGCAGCCTGAGTGATGAAGTGGAGCGCCTCTCGATGGTATTCTCTCAGTCCGACTTGAATAGAAAATCTGTCCTCGGTTCCCGTAAGAGTCAGACGAGTGAAAACCCCACGCCGCCCCTTCCTGTGGAAAATAACCCTGTGAGTGTCTCTGGCTCAGGCACTGAGTCTCAGCTTACTCAGCCTGAGAAAACTGTGCTTCTCAACAGCACCATGGAGATGACCGTAAGTGAGGCTGCTGAGATTGTCACCGTggaaacaaaagccaaaaagaagaaaggcaAACAGATTCAGAAGAAAGGATGTGGTTCAAGTGCGGAGGGGCTGAAGTCGTTGGATTTGAGGCCGAATGAGGCAAATGTTGAAAgttttttacaaacacaccAGAGAGAAGAGTCACTAGAGGAAGTTCTAGACTCTCGCTTACTCCAAAAACCCAGTAGGAATATCAAGGCTTCTCGTATTCCCAGACTAGGCAACAATCAAAACGCGTCTGGAAATAAATCCAAGTTCTGTGACACGGCCTTAGTGAACATGGAGGATTACTTTGCTGATCCTGAAGTTGAACTGTCAAAGGTCATTGGAAGGGCTTCGGAGAAAGATGCAACAGTAGATGCAAGTTCTAAAGTCACCTTAAGGAAGTCCAGAACTAAAGTCAAGAGGCAGTCTGTGGTCTTTCAGAAACCTTTACTGTCTTTGTCATGTCAAGATGACGAGAGCCGTCAGTCTGGACAAGAGCTGGTCCACAACGAAGATGAAGGAGACTTCAGTCACCCACAACAACTTCAGGAGTTCCCCTTCTGTGCAGAAAAGGTGGCTCAGCCAGAGTCAGGACCAGTGGACCGTCTGTCTCCTGGTGGTGGGATGAAGAAGCGGcgcaaaacaaaatgcagaataTTTGTCATCTCTGTTTGCAGGGACAGTATCTCCCCAAACCTGGACCAGGACCTCATGCCTCCTGCAGGGTCCCGCTCCGAGAGAGAGGAGCCGCTCACGGTGGGGGGGCAGCATTCAGAGTCAGAGCCGCAGACGAAAACCCGTAGTTCTCGGAAGCGTTCCCATGTGGAAACTCCAGAATATTCCAACGAAGTTCTGCCCACGGATCAACACAGTGTCTCGGGTTCAGAGtttcacaaaccaaaaaaagccaaacaagaAGAAGCAGGGCATTCCAGCAAAAAGAAGGAGGTGGTGTTGGAAGGGGACTTTGTCCCTTCAAATAAcacacaaaagaagaagaaaaccaacAGCAACAACCGGTTAAggtctgaacaggaagtgaatgaACCCCCAATCTGCATCACTGACGACCCTGAAATCAGGAATGAACAGGCGCTGCACAGCATTAAGGACCAGGACATCTCCAAACGTCCACATAATTCAAAACACATGAAGTCTAAAGCTGATCCAAAACTGCATAGAAAGACATCAAAGCCGCTCACAGCCACAGAAACTAGAAACCCAAGAGAGACGTTCGAGAAGAAAGACTATGTTTTTCCGAAAGGGTTTGATGCCAGTGGTAAGGCAGTTCATCGGAATGTGGGAGACCTGCTGATGGACGAGCTACCGCCGTGGACACTCGACATGAAGTCTGCAGACACTGAGTCCAGCTCTTTACCCAGCACTCCCAGCAGGGCGCTGGTGACCGAGGAGTCTGTTGCTGTCACAACAGAAGCCTCTCCAGGTGGGGCGTTCATTTTCTAATTCAGGTTTTGTATGAATATGTTGTATTTCTTAAATCCAAGCTGTCTTTTCTAATTAAGAAATCTAAGTGGTGTGAGAAAAGTACATAgctgaatcaacattcacaatatagttttcctgtttgtttttttttttgttttttttcatacatcCTTAGCAaactacttttgcatactttgtgctattttagacATTCATAATTCAAAGTTCCTCTTATTCAGCAGATGgctgctttgactttttttaaaaacatttgtacttttcaaaatatttaattttataaaggAATATTTTTCCtatagaaatgcattgagatctcTCCAGTTTCTTGAAAAGCATTGCTCTTTTTGAACTCTACTTCAggatacttttctttttcttatgtt
This genomic stretch from Kryptolebias marmoratus isolate JLee-2015 linkage group LG6, ASM164957v2, whole genome shotgun sequence harbors:
- the si:dkey-57a22.11 gene encoding shugoshin 2 codes for the protein MIPLKRTTPSKQTSAVASKIKNKILNTSSFFKVSLKTNNKALALALQAQKERSRQLEMEVVYLQKQVESLCFELATKKYTEKKLLLILKSLQSNTLQHVEMMEGLVSGSGSQRPIEDCRRLTGNNWKHDAAERATEQLPMQPEISEDLLSANKNMTATANSPERNADKDVVHVLKRCSNDKSDVEKVDSRPLTGSSHLSSSSLSDEVERLSMVFSQSDLNRKSVLGSRKSQTSENPTPPLPVENNPVSVSGSGTESQLTQPEKTVLLNSTMEMTVSEAAEIVTVETKAKKKKGKQIQKKGCGSSAEGLKSLDLRPNEANVESFLQTHQREESLEEVLDSRLLQKPSRNIKASRIPRLGNNQNASGNKSKFCDTALVNMEDYFADPEVELSKVIGRASEKDATVDASSKVTLRKSRTKVKRQSVVFQKPLLSLSCQDDESRQSGQELVHNEDEGDFSHPQQLQEFPFCAEKVAQPESGPVDRLSPGGGMKKRRKTKCRIFVISVCRDSISPNLDQDLMPPAGSRSEREEPLTVGGQHSESEPQTKTRSSRKRSHVETPEYSNEVLPTDQHSVSGSEFHKPKKAKQEEAGHSSKKKEVVLEGDFVPSNNTQKKKKTNSNNRLRSEQEVNEPPICITDDPEIRNEQALHSIKDQDISKRPHNSKHMKSKADPKLHRKTSKPLTATETRNPRETFEKKDYVFPKGFDASGKAVHRNVGDLLMDELPPWTLDMKSADTESSSLPSTPSRALVTEESVAVTTEASPAGRVLTMVTNTMTTSDSETRGRRRRNCVVSYKEPPLNRKLRRGDEFT